The genomic stretch TTTTGCCTCTGTAAGACACAAAGGACAAAGTTTAGCAACTATCGCATCCAAAGAAATTGGTAAAACAACCGGAACTGTTGCAGGTTTTGCGATTTTATTCATCTTAATTTTAACGTTGGCAGGACTTTCATTAGCCTGTATCAATGCGATGCATGAAGCTTCGTGGTCATTGTTTACCGTGGTTATCACAATGCCGATTGCTATTATCATGGGATTGATCATGCGATACAGAAAAAACTCTGTGACTTTTGCAAGTATTCTGGGCGGTATTCTTTTGATCGCCGGAATTATTGGCGGACATAATTTAATGCAAAATGAAACGATAAATAATATGTTCTCATGGGATATTACAACGATTTCTATTGCAATTCCTCTGTATGGATTTTTAGCTTCTGTGCTTCCGGTCTGGCTGCTTTTGGTACCAAGAGATTATCTATCAACTTACTTAAAAATAGGAACAATTATCATGTTGGCCATTGGGGTTATAGTCATTCACCCAACCATTCAAATGCCGGCCTTAACAGAATTTGTGAACGGCGGTGGCCCCGTAATCGGCGGTCCGGTTTTACCTTTTATTTTTATTGTCATTGCGTGTGGGGCGATTTCAGGTTTCCATGCAGTAATTGCGACAGGAACGACTCCGAAAATGCTGAACCGAGAAAAGGAAATTCTATTTGTAGGTTACGGAGCAATGCTTGTAGAGGGATTTGTTGCATTAATGGCATTAATCGCTGCTTGTACTTTGATGCCCGGAGATTATTTTGCCATCAACACACCAAAAGATACCTATGACGCTTTCTTAGCAACACATCCTAGTTTACACGGTGTTGATATTGATTATTTTTCAGAAAGAATAGGAATTGATCTGCACGGAAGAACCGGAGGAGCCGTTTCTCTAGCAGTCGGAATGGCTCATATTTTCAATAAAATCCCTTACATGGATCAGCTGATGGCGTATTGGTATAATTTCGCAATTATGTTTGAAGCCGTATTTATTTTGACCGCTATTGATGCAGGCACAAGAGTCGGAAGATTTTTCTTACAGGAAATGCTGGGATCTGTAATACCTAAATTTAATGATAAAAACTGGACTCCCGGAATTATCATCAGCAGTTTGCTTTTCACTTTTGCGTGGGGATATTTAGTGTTTACCGGAAACGTAAGCAGCATCTGGCCACTCTTCGGAATCAGTAATCAGTTGCTCGCAGCCTGCGGATTGATTGTCTGTACAACGATGCTTATTAGATTAAATCGAGGAAAATATGCACTTTGCTCGGCGATCCCAGGAGTTTTTATGGCGATTATCACATTTTGGGCAGGATATATTCAGGTAATGGATATTTACATTCCCAAACAGCAATATTTATTGGCAACGTTAGCAGTCGTGGCAATGGTACTGATGCTTGTGGTTTTTGTTGGTGCATTTAGAAAATGGTACCAGCTGCTTCAAGTTAAAACTTCACATACCGATTTCTATGGCGAGACGGTGAAAGAATTAGTCGAGAGATAATTTTTAGATTATAAAAGAGACGCAATTTGATTTTGCGTCTCTTTTATTTTTTGATTTTTACGAAAATT from Chryseobacterium indoltheticum encodes the following:
- a CDS encoding carbon starvation CstA family protein — its product is MEFLNGINALTLVFTSLLIFAIAYRFYGIYLANKVLRLNDKNTTPAVEFADGKDYVATNKNVLFGHHFAAIAAAGPLVGPVLAAQFGYLPGAIWILIGCVLGGGVHDMVVLFASVRHKGQSLATIASKEIGKTTGTVAGFAILFILILTLAGLSLACINAMHEASWSLFTVVITMPIAIIMGLIMRYRKNSVTFASILGGILLIAGIIGGHNLMQNETINNMFSWDITTISIAIPLYGFLASVLPVWLLLVPRDYLSTYLKIGTIIMLAIGVIVIHPTIQMPALTEFVNGGGPVIGGPVLPFIFIVIACGAISGFHAVIATGTTPKMLNREKEILFVGYGAMLVEGFVALMALIAACTLMPGDYFAINTPKDTYDAFLATHPSLHGVDIDYFSERIGIDLHGRTGGAVSLAVGMAHIFNKIPYMDQLMAYWYNFAIMFEAVFILTAIDAGTRVGRFFLQEMLGSVIPKFNDKNWTPGIIISSLLFTFAWGYLVFTGNVSSIWPLFGISNQLLAACGLIVCTTMLIRLNRGKYALCSAIPGVFMAIITFWAGYIQVMDIYIPKQQYLLATLAVVAMVLMLVVFVGAFRKWYQLLQVKTSHTDFYGETVKELVER